A window from Salvia miltiorrhiza cultivar Shanhuang (shh) chromosome 2, IMPLAD_Smil_shh, whole genome shotgun sequence encodes these proteins:
- the LOC131010286 gene encoding uncharacterized protein LOC131010286 has translation MATAAPKFTTTGVSSAAQLPFRRRSPPAHHHFSAKPTSRIPLTCSPSRVSVIKCKATEVSPSPVAAEDGKNWVPVVPLAALPKGERRVIIQDGETILLLWYKNDVFAIENRSPAEGAYSEGLLNAKLTQDGCIICPTTDSTFSLETGEIKEWYPKNPVLRALTPPLRGLFIYPVKTDDNNIYINMRGSTPSDASTEIVFSGKAQPGFTSVDVNVDEVRMIVDEDFEGFGFTGKNELINGKAAVIGFLLLLDFELLTGKGLLKGTGFLDFIYSVSNALQ, from the exons ATGGCCACCGCGGCACCTAAATTCACCACCACCGGAGTTTCCTCCGCCGCCCAATTGCCCTTCCGCCGCCGCAGTCCACCAGCTCACCACCACTTTTCGGCAAAGCCAACGTCCAGGATTCCTCTAACATGCTCCCCTAGCAGAGTTAGTGTCATCAAATGCAAGGCCACCGAGGTCTCGCCGTCGCCAGTGGCGGCGGAGGACGGGAAGAACTGGGTGCCTGTGGTGCCGCTGGCGGCACTGCCCAAGGGGGAGCGGCGCGTGATTATACAAGACGGGGAGACTATTTTGCTGCTGTGGTATAAAAATGACGTCTTTGCTATCGAGAATAGGTCCCCTGCTGAAGGTGCCTATTCTGAAGGCTTGCTCAATGCTAAGCTCACTCAG GATGGATGTATAATCTGCCCGACAACGGACAGTACGTTTAGTCTGGAAACCGGAGAGATCAAAGAGTGGTATCCCAAGAATCCGGTTCTTCGAGCCCTCACTCCACCTCTGAGGGGGCTCTTCATCTACCCCGTCAAAACTGATGACAACAACATCTACATCAACATGAGGGGCAGCACCCCGTCTGATGCATCAACGGAAATCGTCTTCAGTGGAAAGGCCCAGCCAGGGTTCACATCAGTGGATGTCAACGTTGATGAG GTGAGGATGATCGTGGATGAAGATTTCGAGGGCTTTGGATTCACCGGGAAGAACGAGCTGATCAACGGGAAAGCAGCCGTGATTGGCTTCTTATTGCTGCTAGATTTCGAGCTTCTGACCGGTAAAGGCCTACTCAAGGGAACTGGTTTCTTGGACTTCATCTACTCCGTTTCCAACGCTTTGCAGTGA
- the LOC131010287 gene encoding uncharacterized protein LOC131010287 isoform X2 — MSAVPRYTCRHFDIKPTFISDNQLALTSSVNHRQVKLRPLREVAFNRSRRASICPKICMSMVDERLVDRSTVVKPGDILAYDLVQGADVRWSYILDKAAPEPPTAVLLHGILGSRKNWGTFARRLAKEFPKWQFLLVDLRCHGDSASLKKRGPHSVASAALDVLKLVWVLDSTPGKVRAGADGDDHPAELISFLSTLPKEVSSKQDVVDALLDHGFSKDVAHWVVTNLRQMRINGASYPSLSWAFNLNGISEMYQSYEETNLWKLVEDVPRGVHINFLKAERSLHRWALEDVHRIHVAEEQAAEEGGGVEMHLLEDAGHWVHADNPDGLFRILSFSFQGF; from the exons ATGTCGGCGGTTCCGAGGTATACGTGCCGGCATTTCGACATCAAACCTACATTCATATCAGATAATCAGCTCGCTTTGACGTCGTCGGTCAATCACAGGCAGGTGAAGCTCAGGCCGTTGCGCGAG GTAGCTTTCAATCGCTCAAGAAGGGCATCAATATGTCCGAAAATATGCATGTCGATGGTAGACGAGAGGCTAGTGGATAGGAGTACTGTTGTGAAGCCTGGTGACATTTTG GCATATGATCTTGTTCAAGGAGCAGAT GTGAGGTGGAGTTACATCTTGGACAAAGCAGCACCTGAGCCTCCAACTGCTGTTCTTTTGCATGGCATTCTGGGTAGCAGGAAAAATTGGG GAACTTTTGCTAGAAGGTTGGCGAAAGAATTTCCTAAATGGCAG TTTCTGCTCGTAGACTTGCGTTGTCATGGTGATTCAGCATCTCTAAAGAAGAGAGGGCCTCATAGTGTCGCTTCAGCTGCTCTTGATGTTTTAAAGCTA GTCTGGGTATTAGATTCTACGCCTGGAAAAGTTCGTGCTGGTGCAGATGGAGATGATCATCCCGCTGAACTTATTTCTTTCCTAAGTACCTTGCCGAAAGAG GTCTCTTCCAAACAGGATGTTGTGGATGCTCTTCTTGATCACGGGTTCTCAAAAGATGTGGCACAC TGGGTGGTCACTAATCTTCGACAAATGAGAATTAATGGAGCATCGTATCCAAGCTTGTCTTGGGCGTTCAATCTCAATGGCATTTCAGAGATGTATCAATCATATGAAGAGACAAATCTTTG GAAGCTCGTGGAAGACGTTCCTCGAGGAGTACACATAAATTTCCTAAAAGCAGAGAGAAGTTTGCACAGATGGGCTCTTGAAGACGTTCACAGGATCCATGTTGCTGAGGAGCAAGCTGCCGAAGAGGGAGGCGGAGTCGAAATGCACCTCCTCGAAGATGCCGGGCACTGG GTGCATGCAGACAACCCAGATGGGCTCTTCAGAATTCTTTCATTCTCGTTCCAAGGATTTTAA
- the LOC131010287 gene encoding uncharacterized protein LOC131010287 isoform X1, with the protein MSAVPRYTCRHFDIKPTFISDNQLALTSSVNHRQVKLRPLREVAFNRSRRASICPKICMSMVDERLVDRSTVVKPGDILAYDLVQGADVRWSYILDKAAPEPPTAVLLHGILGSRKNWGTFARRLAKEFPKWQFLLVDLRCHGDSASLKKRGPHSVASAALDVLKLLGVLKLTPRVVVGHSFGGKVCLSMVDQVPKPLARPVRVWVLDSTPGKVRAGADGDDHPAELISFLSTLPKEVSSKQDVVDALLDHGFSKDVAHWVVTNLRQMRINGASYPSLSWAFNLNGISEMYQSYEETNLWKLVEDVPRGVHINFLKAERSLHRWALEDVHRIHVAEEQAAEEGGGVEMHLLEDAGHWVHADNPDGLFRILSFSFQGF; encoded by the exons ATGTCGGCGGTTCCGAGGTATACGTGCCGGCATTTCGACATCAAACCTACATTCATATCAGATAATCAGCTCGCTTTGACGTCGTCGGTCAATCACAGGCAGGTGAAGCTCAGGCCGTTGCGCGAG GTAGCTTTCAATCGCTCAAGAAGGGCATCAATATGTCCGAAAATATGCATGTCGATGGTAGACGAGAGGCTAGTGGATAGGAGTACTGTTGTGAAGCCTGGTGACATTTTG GCATATGATCTTGTTCAAGGAGCAGAT GTGAGGTGGAGTTACATCTTGGACAAAGCAGCACCTGAGCCTCCAACTGCTGTTCTTTTGCATGGCATTCTGGGTAGCAGGAAAAATTGGG GAACTTTTGCTAGAAGGTTGGCGAAAGAATTTCCTAAATGGCAG TTTCTGCTCGTAGACTTGCGTTGTCATGGTGATTCAGCATCTCTAAAGAAGAGAGGGCCTCATAGTGTCGCTTCAGCTGCTCTTGATGTTTTAAAGCTA CTTGGTGTTCTGAAGCTCACTCCTCGAGTGGTAGTTGGTCACAGCTTTGGGGGTAAAG TTTGTTTGAGCATGGTAGATCAGGTTCCAAAACCTCTCGCTCGCCCTGTTAGA GTCTGGGTATTAGATTCTACGCCTGGAAAAGTTCGTGCTGGTGCAGATGGAGATGATCATCCCGCTGAACTTATTTCTTTCCTAAGTACCTTGCCGAAAGAG GTCTCTTCCAAACAGGATGTTGTGGATGCTCTTCTTGATCACGGGTTCTCAAAAGATGTGGCACAC TGGGTGGTCACTAATCTTCGACAAATGAGAATTAATGGAGCATCGTATCCAAGCTTGTCTTGGGCGTTCAATCTCAATGGCATTTCAGAGATGTATCAATCATATGAAGAGACAAATCTTTG GAAGCTCGTGGAAGACGTTCCTCGAGGAGTACACATAAATTTCCTAAAAGCAGAGAGAAGTTTGCACAGATGGGCTCTTGAAGACGTTCACAGGATCCATGTTGCTGAGGAGCAAGCTGCCGAAGAGGGAGGCGGAGTCGAAATGCACCTCCTCGAAGATGCCGGGCACTGG GTGCATGCAGACAACCCAGATGGGCTCTTCAGAATTCTTTCATTCTCGTTCCAAGGATTTTAA
- the LOC131010288 gene encoding uncharacterized protein LOC131010288 isoform X1, producing the protein MIRSIPTVSSYLSHLQTDYVQTSAITAVSSCYTSPRDTISRVYASAALSAGSGGISRPVRRRSTPTATEATSTTVELDSAAGTVRKFYDGINRRDLASVEDLIALNCVYEDLIFSQPFTGREAILDFFKQFIDSISGDLQFAIDEISEEDTSAVGVTWHLEWKGKPFPFSRGCSFYQLDVINGQRQIVFGRDAVEPAIKPGETALVAIRGVTWLLQNFPFLGDRL; encoded by the exons ATGATTCGCTCAATACCAACCGTCTCTTCTTATCTATCTCACCTCCAAACTGACTACGTCCAAACTTCCGCCATCACTGCTGTTTCCAGCTGCTACACGTCTCCGAGAGACACGATTTCACGCGTTTATGCAAGCGCCGCTCTTTCCGCCGGCAGCGGAGGTATCAGCCGTCCGGTGCGTCGCCGGAGCACCCCGACGGCGACGGAGGCGACTTCCACCACCGTTGAGCTAGATTCCGCGGCAGGCACCGTCAGGAAGTTCTACGACGGAATCAACCGTCGCGATTTGGCGTCGGTTGAGGATCTCATCGCTCTCAACTGCGTCTACGAAGATCTCATCTTCTCCCAGCCTTTTACCGGCCGTGAG GCAATCCTTGATTTCTTCAAGCAGTTCATTGATTCCATCAGTGGGGATTTACAGTTCGCCATTGATGAGATATCTGAGGAGGACACCTCGGCTGTAGGAGTTACTTGGCATCTTG AATGGAAGGGAAAACCTTTTCCCTTTAGCAGAGGATGCAGCTTTTATCAATTGGATGTGATTAATGGACAGAGACAAATAGT TTTCGGGAGGGATGCTGTGGAACCTGCAATCAAGCCTGGAGAGACGGCCTTG GTTGCGATCAGAGGAGTTACTTGGCTGCTGCAGAACTTCCCTTTCTTGGGCGACCGTTTATAG
- the LOC131010288 gene encoding uncharacterized protein LOC131010288 isoform X2 — protein sequence MIRSIPTVSSYLSHLQTDYVQTSAITAVSSCYTSPRDTISRVYASAALSAGSGGISRPVRRRSTPTATEATSTTVELDSAAGTVRKFYDGINRRDLASVEDLIALNCVYEDLIFSQPFTGREAILDFFKQFIDSISGDLQFAIDEISEEDTSAVGVTWHLEWKGKPFPFSRGCSFYQLDVINGQRQIVFGRDAVEPAIKPGETALATFS from the exons ATGATTCGCTCAATACCAACCGTCTCTTCTTATCTATCTCACCTCCAAACTGACTACGTCCAAACTTCCGCCATCACTGCTGTTTCCAGCTGCTACACGTCTCCGAGAGACACGATTTCACGCGTTTATGCAAGCGCCGCTCTTTCCGCCGGCAGCGGAGGTATCAGCCGTCCGGTGCGTCGCCGGAGCACCCCGACGGCGACGGAGGCGACTTCCACCACCGTTGAGCTAGATTCCGCGGCAGGCACCGTCAGGAAGTTCTACGACGGAATCAACCGTCGCGATTTGGCGTCGGTTGAGGATCTCATCGCTCTCAACTGCGTCTACGAAGATCTCATCTTCTCCCAGCCTTTTACCGGCCGTGAG GCAATCCTTGATTTCTTCAAGCAGTTCATTGATTCCATCAGTGGGGATTTACAGTTCGCCATTGATGAGATATCTGAGGAGGACACCTCGGCTGTAGGAGTTACTTGGCATCTTG AATGGAAGGGAAAACCTTTTCCCTTTAGCAGAGGATGCAGCTTTTATCAATTGGATGTGATTAATGGACAGAGACAAATAGT TTTCGGGAGGGATGCTGTGGAACCTGCAATCAAGCCTGGAGAGACGGCCTTG GCCACATTTTCTTGA
- the LOC131010289 gene encoding 40S ribosomal protein S5-like isoform X1 — protein MEAAVPAVAVVDEVQDKSRSEVMLFNRWSYDGVEVSDISVEDYITATASKRPIYMPHTAGRYQAKRFRKAQCPIVERLTNSLMMHGRNNGKKLMAVRIVKHAMEIIHLLTDQNPIQVIVDAVINSGPREDATRIGSAGVVRRQAVDISPLRRVNQAIYLLTTGARESSFRNVKTIAECLADELINAAKGSSNSYAIKKKDEIERVAKANR, from the exons ATGGAGGCCGCCGTCCCTGCCGTCGCAGTTGTAGATGAAGTCCAGGATAAGAGTCGCAGCGAGGTCATGCTCTTCAACCGGTGGTCCTACGACGGAGTTGAG GTTAGTGACATTTCTGTTGAGGATTACATCACTGCAACTGCTTCAAAACGCCCTATATACATGCCCCACACTGCTGGGAGGTACCAAGCAAAGCGGTTCAGGAAGGCTCAGTGCCCAATTGTTGAAAGGCTGACCAACTCGCTCATGATGCACGGTAGAAACAACGGCAAGAAGTTGATGGCCGTCCGCATTGTCAAGCATGCTATGGAGATCATCCACTTGCTAACTGACCAGAACCCAATTCAAGTCATTGTTGATGCTGTCATCAACAG TGGGCCAAGGGAAGATGCGACCAGGATTGGTTCTGCTGGTGTTGTGAGACGTCAAGCAGTGGATATCTCACCTCTTCGTCGCGTTAATCAGGCTATATACCTCCTGACAACTGGTGCTCGAGAGAGTTCCTTCAGGAACGTAAAAACCATCGCTGAATGCCTTGCTGATGAACTCATCAATGCTGCTAAAGGGTCATCTAACAG CTACGCcatcaagaagaaagatgaaatCGAGAGGGTGGCCAAGGCCAATCGTTAA
- the LOC131010289 gene encoding 40S ribosomal protein S5-like isoform X2, producing MEAAVPAVAVVDEVQDKSRSEVMLFNRWSYDGVEANDISVEDYITATASKRPIYMPHTAGRYQAKRFRKAQCPIVERLTNSLMMHGRNNGKKLMAVRIVKHAMEIIHLLTDQNPIQVIVDAVINSGPREDATRIGSAGVVRRQAVDISPLRRVNQAIYLLTTGARESSFRNVKTIAECLADELINAAKGSSNSYAIKKKDEIERVAKANR from the exons ATGGAGGCCGCCGTCCCTGCCGTCGCAGTTGTAGATGAAGTCCAGGATAAGAGTCGCAGCGAGGTCATGCTCTTCAACCGGTGGTCCTACGACGGAGTTGAGGCAAA TGACATTTCTGTTGAGGATTACATCACTGCAACTGCTTCAAAACGCCCTATATACATGCCCCACACTGCTGGGAGGTACCAAGCAAAGCGGTTCAGGAAGGCTCAGTGCCCAATTGTTGAAAGGCTGACCAACTCGCTCATGATGCACGGTAGAAACAACGGCAAGAAGTTGATGGCCGTCCGCATTGTCAAGCATGCTATGGAGATCATCCACTTGCTAACTGACCAGAACCCAATTCAAGTCATTGTTGATGCTGTCATCAACAG TGGGCCAAGGGAAGATGCGACCAGGATTGGTTCTGCTGGTGTTGTGAGACGTCAAGCAGTGGATATCTCACCTCTTCGTCGCGTTAATCAGGCTATATACCTCCTGACAACTGGTGCTCGAGAGAGTTCCTTCAGGAACGTAAAAACCATCGCTGAATGCCTTGCTGATGAACTCATCAATGCTGCTAAAGGGTCATCTAACAG CTACGCcatcaagaagaaagatgaaatCGAGAGGGTGGCCAAGGCCAATCGTTAA